One segment of Fibrobacter sp. UBA4297 DNA contains the following:
- a CDS encoding TonB family protein — MVAAPDSVYVDGKGDFLSMEGEGDLGMIPPRGLKLPAEGDSLATLSPNSMRRVWRGDAAIAPLSAFDVIVRTLIRYRKWYADRWDVDRISLYIDGSFFRQNKFHELHPLIIALKEIGFRYVWVNVDDSDDAFRLRSMEMAYREIYRLSGLAPQMDNPRSFRRLVAPSLKMEQASLHAMKFLKKFNNDIDKLLGEVTGLSKADSDTPSGKVFIPWRADDIKVRGSRSAKDVLETIRRRGPELCDIYNNFLKKKSGFDGRVVLRFEIAPSGEVVRTAVAYSSTGYEEFDNAVMDYVGRMTFGEVESGNAKVTIPLTFYQR; from the coding sequence ATGGTCGCAGCACCGGACAGCGTCTATGTTGATGGCAAGGGTGATTTTCTCAGCATGGAGGGGGAGGGCGACTTGGGCATGATTCCGCCGAGGGGCTTGAAATTGCCTGCCGAAGGGGATTCGCTTGCCACACTTTCCCCGAATTCTATGCGAAGGGTTTGGCGGGGAGATGCCGCTATCGCTCCGCTTTCTGCATTTGATGTTATTGTCAGAACCTTGATTCGTTATCGCAAGTGGTATGCTGACAGGTGGGATGTTGACAGAATTTCTTTATACATTGATGGCAGTTTCTTTAGACAGAACAAGTTCCATGAATTGCACCCTTTGATAATTGCGTTGAAGGAAATAGGGTTCAGGTATGTCTGGGTCAATGTCGATGACTCGGATGATGCTTTTCGCCTTCGTTCGATGGAAATGGCCTATCGGGAAATTTACCGGTTGTCCGGTTTGGCGCCTCAAATGGATAATCCCCGCAGTTTTCGAAGGCTGGTTGCGCCCAGTTTGAAGATGGAACAGGCGAGCTTGCACGCGATGAAATTTTTGAAAAAATTCAACAATGATATTGACAAACTTCTTGGGGAAGTAACTGGTTTGTCGAAAGCCGACAGTGACACGCCGTCCGGCAAAGTCTTTATTCCGTGGCGGGCCGATGATATCAAGGTGCGCGGCTCCCGTTCCGCCAAAGATGTCCTGGAAACCATAAGACGTCGCGGGCCGGAATTGTGTGATATCTATAACAATTTCCTGAAGAAGAAATCCGGATTCGATGGCCGCGTTGTTTTGAGATTTGAGATTGCCCCGAGCGGTGAAGTTGTCCGTACGGCCGTCGCGTATTCCTCGACCGGCTACGAGGAGTTCGATAATGCGGTTATGGACTATGTTGGTCGGATGACGTTTGGCGAGGTGGAGTCCGGGAACGCGAAGGTGACGATTCCGCTTACGTTCTATCAGCGGTGA
- a CDS encoding DUF4160 domain-containing protein, whose protein sequence is MPELCRFLGIIIQMYFNDHMPPHFHAIYNDLEGIFELSTFLMLEGNLPARVKGLVIEWATLHKQELIDNWNSLTKTGMYKKIAPLV, encoded by the coding sequence ATGCCAGAATTATGCCGTTTTTTAGGTATCATCATACAAATGTACTTCAACGACCACATGCCTCCGCACTTCCATGCAATATACAACGACTTGGAAGGAATCTTCGAATTATCTACATTTCTAATGCTAGAAGGCAATCTTCCAGCAAGGGTCAAAGGTCTCGTTATTGAGTGGGCGACACTCCATAAGCAGGAATTGATTGACAACTGGAATTCGTTAACAAAAACGGGGATGTATAAAAAAATAGCTCCGTTGGTTTAA
- a CDS encoding DUF2442 domain-containing protein, whose translation MLHVIDAKYIDNYKISVTFNDGYHFVADFEKVIKSDHRAIVKQLADLNVFKDFCLQAHTITWSNGVDFAPEFIKSLH comes from the coding sequence ATGCTGCATGTGATAGACGCAAAATATATTGACAATTACAAGATATCCGTCACATTCAATGACGGATATCATTTTGTTGCAGATTTTGAGAAAGTCATCAAATCAGACCATCGAGCAATAGTGAAGCAACTCGCAGACCTAAACGTGTTCAAGGATTTCTGCTTGCAAGCCCACACAATTACGTGGTCAAATGGTGTAGATTTTGCGCCAGAGTTTATCAAGAGCTTGCACTAG